The Papaver somniferum cultivar HN1 chromosome 3, ASM357369v1, whole genome shotgun sequence genome includes a region encoding these proteins:
- the LOC113357119 gene encoding exocyst complex component SEC3A-like isoform X1, which yields MAKSSADDEELKRACQAAIEGTKQKIVMSIRVAKSRGVWGKSGKLGRNHMAKPRVLAISTKAKVQRTKAFLRVLKYSSGGVLEPAKIYKLKHLSKVEVVSNDPSGCTFMLGFDNLRSQSVSPPQWTMRNTADRNRLIVCILNICKEILGRLPKVVGMDVVEMAIWAKQNTPAVTTQSNPESGPVDSVMTEDDLTVAVERDLVSQAEEEDMEALLGTYVMGIGEAEAFSERLKRELLALEAANVHAILENEPIIDEVLQGLESATICVEDMDEWLGIFNVKLRHMREDIESIETRNNNLEMQSINNKALIDELDKLLERLRVPPEYAALLTGGSFDESRMLQNFEAMEWLSSASAGLDIPSLDPYANLLSVKEKRGELAILKSTFVRRASEYLSNYFANLVDFMMSDKSYFSQRGQLKRPDHADLRYKCRTYARLLQHIKSLDARSMGPLRKTYCQSLNLLLRREAREFANELRASVKVAAKPPVLFDAAAGPAQSANNIDTSAASDAYAKMLTIFIPLLVDESSFFAHFMCFEVPALTVPEGHAGGNRNGSHDMDNDPDDLGIEDIDGSERKTGTTSMDMGALNQSLQDLLDGIQEDFYAVVDWACKIDPLRCISMHGVTESYLSSQKADAAGFVRVLLGDLESRISIHFSRFVDEACHQIERNERNVKQMGVQPYIPRFAVLATRMEQYIRGQNRDLVDQAYTKLVSIMFVTLEKIAQVELKYSEIVLLENYAAFQNSLYELANVVPTLAKFYHQASEAYEQASTRHINMVIYIHFDRLFLFARRVEDLMFTMNPEEIPYQLGLSKADLRKVLKSSLSGVDKSVSAMYRKLGKNLTSEELLPSLWDKCKRDFLDKYVSFVELVAKIYPNEPVPAPQELKELLANM from the exons ATGGCGAAATCAAGTGCAGATGATGAAGAATTGAAACGAGCATGTCAAGCAGCTATTGAAGGTACCAAACAAAAGATCGTCATGTCTATCCGTGTCGCTAAAAGCCGTGGAGTTTGGGGTAAATCTGGAAAATTAGGtcgtaatcatatggctaaaccTAGGGTTCTCGCAATTTCCA CGAAAGCAAAAGTTCAAAGGACAAAAGCGTTTCTTCGAGTTTTAAAATACTCATCTGGAGGAGTTCTTGAG CCTGCAAAAATATACAAACTAAAGCATCTTTCAAAAGTGGAGGTTGTTTCAAATGATCCCAGTGGCTGTACGTTTATGCTG GGATTTGACAACCTTAGAAGCCAGAGTGTTTCCCCACCTCAATGGACCATGCGGAACACTGCAGACAG GAATCGCCTAATAGTGTGTATCTTAAACATATGCAAAGAAATTCTAGGCCGTCTTCCCAAAGTTGTTGGTATGGATGTTGTTGAGATGGCTATTTGGGCTAAG caaaacacACCAGCAGTAACTACACAGTCAAATCCCGAAAGTGGACCTGTTGACTCTGTTATGACAGAAGATGATTTGACAGTGGCTGTTGAAAGGGACCTTGTCTCACAAGCTGAAGAAGAGGACATGGAGGCCCTTCTTGGCAC TTATGTCATGGGTATTGGGGAGGCCGAAGCATTTTCTGAAAGgctaaaaagagaacttcttgCTCTAGAAGCGGCAAATGTGCACGCCATTTTAGAAAATGAACCTATAATAGATGAG GTATTGCAGGGGCTGGAATCGGCAACCATTTGTGTTGAAGATATGGATGAGTGGCTTGGCATTTTTAACGTAAAGCTCAGGCACATGAGAGAGGATATTGAATCG ATAGAAACTCGTAACAATAACTTGGAGATGCAGTCCATAAATAATAAAGCACTGATAGATGAGCTCGATAAACTTCTTGAACGTTTGCGTGTCCCTCCAGAG tatgCAGCACTTTTAACTGGAGGTTCATTTGACGAGTCTCGTATGCTCCAAAATTTTGAAGCAATGGAATGGTTGAGTAGTGCTTCAGCTGGTTTGGACATTCCAAGTTTGGATCCGTATGCCAACTTACTATCG GTTAAAGAGAAGCGAGGAGAACTTGCAATTTTGAAATCAACCTTTGTACGTAGAGCGTCTGAGTATCTGAGCAATTATTTTGCTAATTTGGTGGATTTTATGATGAGCGACAAGAGTTACTTCTCCCAA AGAGGACAATTGAAGAGGCCTGATCATGCTGATCTGCGGTATAAGTGCAGGACGTATGCACGTCTTCTACAGCACATAAAG AGTCTTGATGCGCGCTCCATGGGTCCGTTGAGAAAGACTTACTGTCAATCCCTCAATCTCCTTCTTCGTCGCGAG GCTCGTGAATTTGCAAACGAACTTCGTGCTAGTGTAAAAGTAGCTGCAAAACCCCCGGTTTTGTTTGATGCTGCGGCAGGTCCTGCTCAATCTGCAAACAACATAGATACTTCAGCAGCTTCAGATGCATATGCTAAGATGCTCACAATATTTATTCCTCTCCTTGTAGACGAG AGTTCTTTTTTTGCACATTTCATGTGCTTTGAAGTTCCCGCGCTTACCGTACCTGAGGGTCATGCAGGTGGTAATCGAAATGGATCTCATGACATGGACAATGATCCAGACGATTTGGGCATTGAGGACATTGATGGGAGTGAGCGCAAAACTG GCACTACTTCAATGGATATGGGAGCATTAAATCAATCTCTTCAAGATTTGCTTGATGGGATCCAA GAGGACTTTTACGCAGTGGTGGACTGGGCGTGTAAGATTGATCCTTTGCGCTGCATATCGATGCATGGGGTTACAGAATCCTATTTATCGTCTCAGAAAGCTGATGCAGCAGGATTTGTGCGTGTCCTGCTGGGGGACCTGGAGTCAAGAATTTCCATCCATTTCAGTCGG TTCGTCGATGAAGCTTGCCACCAGATTGAGAGAAATGAGCGTAATGTAAAACAGATGGGAGTCCAACCATACATTCCAAG GTTTGCTGTCTTAGCAACACGTATGGAGCAGTACATTCGAGGACAAAATCGGGATTTAGTTGATCAGGCATACACAAAATTG GTTAGCATTATGTTTGTTACTTTGGAAAAGATTGCACAAGTTGAATTGAAGTATTCTGAAATTGTGCTTCTCGAGAACTATGCTGCCTTCCAGAACAG TCTTTATGAACTAGCAAATGTTGTCCCAACACTTGCGAAGTTCTATCACCAGGCCAGTGAAGCTTACGAACAAGCCTCCACGCGTCATATTAATATGGTCATATATATT CATTTTGATAGACTCTTCTTATTCGCTCGGAGAGTGGAGGATTTGATGTTCACCATGAATCCAGAGGAG ATCCCTTACCAGCTAGGTCTATCTAAAGCCGATCTTCGCAAGGTGTTAAAATCTAGTTTGTCTGGG GTGGACAAGTCCGTCAGTGCAATGTATAGGAAGTTAGGGAAGAATTTGACTTCAGAGGAGTTACTACCATCCTTATGGGATAAATGCAAG AGGGATTTTCTGGATAAGTACGTAAGTTTTGTAGAATTGGTTGCAAAAATCTACCCGAATGAACCTGTTCCAGCTCCACAAGAACTGAAAGAGCTTCTTGCTAACATGTAG
- the LOC113357119 gene encoding exocyst complex component SEC3A-like isoform X3, which yields MRNTADRNRLIVCILNICKEILGRLPKVVGMDVVEMAIWAKQNTPAVTTQSNPESGPVDSVMTEDDLTVAVERDLVSQAEEEDMEALLGTYVMGIGEAEAFSERLKRELLALEAANVHAILENEPIIDEVLQGLESATICVEDMDEWLGIFNVKLRHMREDIESIETRNNNLEMQSINNKALIDELDKLLERLRVPPEYAALLTGGSFDESRMLQNFEAMEWLSSASAGLDIPSLDPYANLLSVKEKRGELAILKSTFVRRASEYLSNYFANLVDFMMSDKSYFSQRGQLKRPDHADLRYKCRTYARLLQHIKSLDARSMGPLRKTYCQSLNLLLRREAREFANELRASVKVAAKPPVLFDAAAGPAQSANNIDTSAASDAYAKMLTIFIPLLVDESSFFAHFMCFEVPALTVPEGHAGGNRNGSHDMDNDPDDLGIEDIDGSERKTGTTSMDMGALNQSLQDLLDGIQEDFYAVVDWACKIDPLRCISMHGVTESYLSSQKADAAGFVRVLLGDLESRISIHFSRFVDEACHQIERNERNVKQMGVQPYIPRFAVLATRMEQYIRGQNRDLVDQAYTKLVSIMFVTLEKIAQVELKYSEIVLLENYAAFQNSLYELANVVPTLAKFYHQASEAYEQASTRHINMVIYIHFDRLFLFARRVEDLMFTMNPEEIPYQLGLSKADLRKVLKSSLSGVDKSVSAMYRKLGKNLTSEELLPSLWDKCKRDFLDKYVSFVELVAKIYPNEPVPAPQELKELLANM from the exons ATGCGGAACACTGCAGACAG GAATCGCCTAATAGTGTGTATCTTAAACATATGCAAAGAAATTCTAGGCCGTCTTCCCAAAGTTGTTGGTATGGATGTTGTTGAGATGGCTATTTGGGCTAAG caaaacacACCAGCAGTAACTACACAGTCAAATCCCGAAAGTGGACCTGTTGACTCTGTTATGACAGAAGATGATTTGACAGTGGCTGTTGAAAGGGACCTTGTCTCACAAGCTGAAGAAGAGGACATGGAGGCCCTTCTTGGCAC TTATGTCATGGGTATTGGGGAGGCCGAAGCATTTTCTGAAAGgctaaaaagagaacttcttgCTCTAGAAGCGGCAAATGTGCACGCCATTTTAGAAAATGAACCTATAATAGATGAG GTATTGCAGGGGCTGGAATCGGCAACCATTTGTGTTGAAGATATGGATGAGTGGCTTGGCATTTTTAACGTAAAGCTCAGGCACATGAGAGAGGATATTGAATCG ATAGAAACTCGTAACAATAACTTGGAGATGCAGTCCATAAATAATAAAGCACTGATAGATGAGCTCGATAAACTTCTTGAACGTTTGCGTGTCCCTCCAGAG tatgCAGCACTTTTAACTGGAGGTTCATTTGACGAGTCTCGTATGCTCCAAAATTTTGAAGCAATGGAATGGTTGAGTAGTGCTTCAGCTGGTTTGGACATTCCAAGTTTGGATCCGTATGCCAACTTACTATCG GTTAAAGAGAAGCGAGGAGAACTTGCAATTTTGAAATCAACCTTTGTACGTAGAGCGTCTGAGTATCTGAGCAATTATTTTGCTAATTTGGTGGATTTTATGATGAGCGACAAGAGTTACTTCTCCCAA AGAGGACAATTGAAGAGGCCTGATCATGCTGATCTGCGGTATAAGTGCAGGACGTATGCACGTCTTCTACAGCACATAAAG AGTCTTGATGCGCGCTCCATGGGTCCGTTGAGAAAGACTTACTGTCAATCCCTCAATCTCCTTCTTCGTCGCGAG GCTCGTGAATTTGCAAACGAACTTCGTGCTAGTGTAAAAGTAGCTGCAAAACCCCCGGTTTTGTTTGATGCTGCGGCAGGTCCTGCTCAATCTGCAAACAACATAGATACTTCAGCAGCTTCAGATGCATATGCTAAGATGCTCACAATATTTATTCCTCTCCTTGTAGACGAG AGTTCTTTTTTTGCACATTTCATGTGCTTTGAAGTTCCCGCGCTTACCGTACCTGAGGGTCATGCAGGTGGTAATCGAAATGGATCTCATGACATGGACAATGATCCAGACGATTTGGGCATTGAGGACATTGATGGGAGTGAGCGCAAAACTG GCACTACTTCAATGGATATGGGAGCATTAAATCAATCTCTTCAAGATTTGCTTGATGGGATCCAA GAGGACTTTTACGCAGTGGTGGACTGGGCGTGTAAGATTGATCCTTTGCGCTGCATATCGATGCATGGGGTTACAGAATCCTATTTATCGTCTCAGAAAGCTGATGCAGCAGGATTTGTGCGTGTCCTGCTGGGGGACCTGGAGTCAAGAATTTCCATCCATTTCAGTCGG TTCGTCGATGAAGCTTGCCACCAGATTGAGAGAAATGAGCGTAATGTAAAACAGATGGGAGTCCAACCATACATTCCAAG GTTTGCTGTCTTAGCAACACGTATGGAGCAGTACATTCGAGGACAAAATCGGGATTTAGTTGATCAGGCATACACAAAATTG GTTAGCATTATGTTTGTTACTTTGGAAAAGATTGCACAAGTTGAATTGAAGTATTCTGAAATTGTGCTTCTCGAGAACTATGCTGCCTTCCAGAACAG TCTTTATGAACTAGCAAATGTTGTCCCAACACTTGCGAAGTTCTATCACCAGGCCAGTGAAGCTTACGAACAAGCCTCCACGCGTCATATTAATATGGTCATATATATT CATTTTGATAGACTCTTCTTATTCGCTCGGAGAGTGGAGGATTTGATGTTCACCATGAATCCAGAGGAG ATCCCTTACCAGCTAGGTCTATCTAAAGCCGATCTTCGCAAGGTGTTAAAATCTAGTTTGTCTGGG GTGGACAAGTCCGTCAGTGCAATGTATAGGAAGTTAGGGAAGAATTTGACTTCAGAGGAGTTACTACCATCCTTATGGGATAAATGCAAG AGGGATTTTCTGGATAAGTACGTAAGTTTTGTAGAATTGGTTGCAAAAATCTACCCGAATGAACCTGTTCCAGCTCCACAAGAACTGAAAGAGCTTCTTGCTAACATGTAG
- the LOC113357119 gene encoding exocyst complex component SEC3A-like isoform X2: protein MAKSSADDEELKRACQAAIEGTKQKIVMSIRVAKSRGVWGKSGKLGRNHMAKPRVLAISTKAKVQRTKAFLRVLKYSSGGVLEPAKIYKLKHLSKVEVVSNDPSGCTFMLGFDNLRSQSVSPPQWTMRNTADRNRLIVCILNICKEILGRLPKVVGMDVVEMAIWAKQNTPAVTTQSNPESGPVDSVMTEDDLTVAVERDLVSQAEEEDMEALLGTYVMGIGEAEAFSERLKRELLALEAANVHAILENEPIIDEVLQGLESATICVEDMDEWLGIFNVKLRHMREDIESIETRNNNLEMQSINNKALIDELDKLLERLRVPPEYAALLTGGSFDESRMLQNFEAMEWLSSASAGLDIPSLDPYANLLSVKEKRGELAILKSTFVRRASEYLSNYFANLVDFMMSDKSYFSQRGQLKRPDHADLRYKCRTYARLLQHIKSLDARSMGPLRKTYCQSLNLLLRREAREFANELRASVKVAAKPPVLFDAAAGPAQSANNIDTSAASDAYAKMLTIFIPLLVDESSFFAHFMCFEVPALTVPEGHAGGNRNGSHDMDNDPDDLGIEDIDGSERKTGTTSMDMGALNQSLQDLLDGIQEDFYAVVDWACKIDPLRCISMHGVTESYLSSQKADAAGFVRVLLGDLESRISIHFSRFVDEACHQIERNERNVKQMGVQPYIPRFAVLATRMEQYIRGQNRDLVDQAYTKLVSIMFVTLEKIAQVELKYSEIVLLENYAAFQNSLYELANVVPTLAKFYHQASEAYEQASTRHINMVIYI, encoded by the exons ATGGCGAAATCAAGTGCAGATGATGAAGAATTGAAACGAGCATGTCAAGCAGCTATTGAAGGTACCAAACAAAAGATCGTCATGTCTATCCGTGTCGCTAAAAGCCGTGGAGTTTGGGGTAAATCTGGAAAATTAGGtcgtaatcatatggctaaaccTAGGGTTCTCGCAATTTCCA CGAAAGCAAAAGTTCAAAGGACAAAAGCGTTTCTTCGAGTTTTAAAATACTCATCTGGAGGAGTTCTTGAG CCTGCAAAAATATACAAACTAAAGCATCTTTCAAAAGTGGAGGTTGTTTCAAATGATCCCAGTGGCTGTACGTTTATGCTG GGATTTGACAACCTTAGAAGCCAGAGTGTTTCCCCACCTCAATGGACCATGCGGAACACTGCAGACAG GAATCGCCTAATAGTGTGTATCTTAAACATATGCAAAGAAATTCTAGGCCGTCTTCCCAAAGTTGTTGGTATGGATGTTGTTGAGATGGCTATTTGGGCTAAG caaaacacACCAGCAGTAACTACACAGTCAAATCCCGAAAGTGGACCTGTTGACTCTGTTATGACAGAAGATGATTTGACAGTGGCTGTTGAAAGGGACCTTGTCTCACAAGCTGAAGAAGAGGACATGGAGGCCCTTCTTGGCAC TTATGTCATGGGTATTGGGGAGGCCGAAGCATTTTCTGAAAGgctaaaaagagaacttcttgCTCTAGAAGCGGCAAATGTGCACGCCATTTTAGAAAATGAACCTATAATAGATGAG GTATTGCAGGGGCTGGAATCGGCAACCATTTGTGTTGAAGATATGGATGAGTGGCTTGGCATTTTTAACGTAAAGCTCAGGCACATGAGAGAGGATATTGAATCG ATAGAAACTCGTAACAATAACTTGGAGATGCAGTCCATAAATAATAAAGCACTGATAGATGAGCTCGATAAACTTCTTGAACGTTTGCGTGTCCCTCCAGAG tatgCAGCACTTTTAACTGGAGGTTCATTTGACGAGTCTCGTATGCTCCAAAATTTTGAAGCAATGGAATGGTTGAGTAGTGCTTCAGCTGGTTTGGACATTCCAAGTTTGGATCCGTATGCCAACTTACTATCG GTTAAAGAGAAGCGAGGAGAACTTGCAATTTTGAAATCAACCTTTGTACGTAGAGCGTCTGAGTATCTGAGCAATTATTTTGCTAATTTGGTGGATTTTATGATGAGCGACAAGAGTTACTTCTCCCAA AGAGGACAATTGAAGAGGCCTGATCATGCTGATCTGCGGTATAAGTGCAGGACGTATGCACGTCTTCTACAGCACATAAAG AGTCTTGATGCGCGCTCCATGGGTCCGTTGAGAAAGACTTACTGTCAATCCCTCAATCTCCTTCTTCGTCGCGAG GCTCGTGAATTTGCAAACGAACTTCGTGCTAGTGTAAAAGTAGCTGCAAAACCCCCGGTTTTGTTTGATGCTGCGGCAGGTCCTGCTCAATCTGCAAACAACATAGATACTTCAGCAGCTTCAGATGCATATGCTAAGATGCTCACAATATTTATTCCTCTCCTTGTAGACGAG AGTTCTTTTTTTGCACATTTCATGTGCTTTGAAGTTCCCGCGCTTACCGTACCTGAGGGTCATGCAGGTGGTAATCGAAATGGATCTCATGACATGGACAATGATCCAGACGATTTGGGCATTGAGGACATTGATGGGAGTGAGCGCAAAACTG GCACTACTTCAATGGATATGGGAGCATTAAATCAATCTCTTCAAGATTTGCTTGATGGGATCCAA GAGGACTTTTACGCAGTGGTGGACTGGGCGTGTAAGATTGATCCTTTGCGCTGCATATCGATGCATGGGGTTACAGAATCCTATTTATCGTCTCAGAAAGCTGATGCAGCAGGATTTGTGCGTGTCCTGCTGGGGGACCTGGAGTCAAGAATTTCCATCCATTTCAGTCGG TTCGTCGATGAAGCTTGCCACCAGATTGAGAGAAATGAGCGTAATGTAAAACAGATGGGAGTCCAACCATACATTCCAAG GTTTGCTGTCTTAGCAACACGTATGGAGCAGTACATTCGAGGACAAAATCGGGATTTAGTTGATCAGGCATACACAAAATTG GTTAGCATTATGTTTGTTACTTTGGAAAAGATTGCACAAGTTGAATTGAAGTATTCTGAAATTGTGCTTCTCGAGAACTATGCTGCCTTCCAGAACAG TCTTTATGAACTAGCAAATGTTGTCCCAACACTTGCGAAGTTCTATCACCAGGCCAGTGAAGCTTACGAACAAGCCTCCACGCGTCATATTAATATGGTCATATATATT TGA